From a single Larimichthys crocea isolate SSNF chromosome XIII, L_crocea_2.0, whole genome shotgun sequence genomic region:
- the znf865 gene encoding uncharacterized protein znf865: MFQFSKYPMDILEMLSGHQAHQFKGLGLERQLSHQQQVQLQHQQQLQQQHQPSGDASGSLLSGLGLGSLQSSRSNAFADSSSLFAKMSAPPPPISHQSQSSSSSHSSRKSSKMSSSSSSGSGSSASGYPQFLRPFHPAEAALAQEQLHSGMGRFDFSGSSSGGVVTPAPPPPPLHPGLSVPQPSPGPPSSSPSPSTSSASNNPSGSTAVPLVGQSDPRSLHQQFSCMLAANQYFLSGVPTNSSLEQFLVQQGTHNHLGLGLGQGASDSNSALAPPPALHSSHSHSHTAPQPQQQQQQLTPHALSHPHSHTHHPHPLHPAPQPAPLGGFDFQGIPVLSSNQIASLMQQEAGLPLPLPLHLSLSKDDGGKAGDSSSSSASSGGSRRKKAMAGYLPQRKADSSSHSHSSHSHSSSSNCHNSSSSGHSQSSSSGLVGGGSGISGIGSEPPHSSLLSSSSQQSSSAVSSSSSAPSSSNSTSVLVANGNQQLSKSQDSHSNSSSGQPEPEPLYHCGECGKTFTHLSSLRRHLRSHGLTPESQSRKSDCNSPSPERIFCCGECGKRFKKRGHLIQHSVTHSENRPFVCTICQKSFNRRESLTRHEKIHDEKPFRCPACGRCFRESTSLLNHAASGACGKPPRSSKNRTGTGGSGSSNPSSSKMGSSGNRVGISNDGPSMANDKYATDYSRNRYPSQSAYNSAVDDYRRSQPSSLYSSESTLASEMASQTLRKAPLAPTLHPHPQSQQHHHHQPQQQPQPHLPLSSLLDDSEDEVTSSAMSAIAAAAAASCDLNTESREGERRDIIGGLLGGLGFGNLGGPSSTSSLNGSTMPLTHPSHPHTKPRRPRKPREKRDPSTIVRRRRSPAPPGDGSERPYSCQICCKRFRRAETLRRHNRVHTGEKPHACDVCGKMFREPFHLTKHLTVHSGQKNYKCNLCGKMFAYAQSLVRHGKLHRKGEIDNQGRRIKGAAAAISQVANPASSDYFSSCSQGEKSPTSGTPSQRLYTCTVCWKSFRHYFHLTAHQQTVHGGGVGLEKSFRCEVCGKAFAYSNSLVRHKLSQHGIDRSGHRVNQSQPPGYSPLFYDSGSSSTYAGSSHMQQGASGQQQPQQPQQQPPQQQQQQQQQTPPPPPPPPLPPPQQLQHPFHYRSKNFQKRHGQTRKHRKKKRRVVIHSIMRDGKLVGVPLSKDTRRKLILLRKKRGKLQAQLNKKKLLAQLRSKGGVMKVKSWSGGAVRVTGLTSMDVPIKRFPCPICPSATYAKQGSLLVHYAIRHPPRNSGRHARLRCLVCGRRTSSLHKALKHRGQHLKQAAFQCRKCRRRFWNPEILDRHKLSCRGTTAVSGAVNWGLMKMKSPPLHDQSDSVHLPIRLSVPVLVQPERSTVLTEYSQ; encoded by the coding sequence ATGTTCCAGTTCAGCAAGTACCCCATGGACATTTTAGAAATGCTAAGTGGACACCAGGCACACCAATTCAAAGGCCTTGGATTAGAACGACAGCTGAGCCACCAGCAGCAGGTCCaactgcagcatcagcagcagctccagcagcagcaccagcccTCTGGTGATGCCTCTGGAAGCCTCCTGTCTGGGCTGGGACTGGGTTCCCTCCAGAGTTCTCGGAGTAATGCCTTCGCTGACTCCTCGTCATTGTTCGCCAAAATGAGCGCCCCTCCCCCGCCCATCTCCCACCAGAGCCAGTCGTCCTCTTCGTCTCACAGCTCCAGGAAATCGAGTAAGAtgagcagtagcagcagcagcgggagTGGGAGCTCCGCGTCGGGGTACCCCCAGTTCCTTCGGCCCTTTCACCCGGCCGAGGCGGCGCTGGCTCAGGAGCAGCTCCACTCTGGGATGGGACGTTTTGACTTCAGTGGGAGCAGCAGTGGAGGGGTCGTCACTCCTGCGCCCCCGCCTCCTCCGCTGCATCCAGGTCTCTCTGTCCCCCAGCCTTCCCCAGGTCCCCCCTCgtcctcaccctctccttccacctCGTCGGCCTCCAACAACCCCTCCGGCAGCACTGCAGTCCCTTTAGTCGGACAGTCCGATCCCCGCAGCCTCCACCAGCAGTTTAGCTGCATGCTTGCCGCAAACCAGTACTTCCTGTCCGGCGTCCCCACCAACAGCAGCCTGGAGCAGTTCCTCGTCCAGCAAGGCACTCACAACCACTTGGGCTTGGGTCTCGGCCAAGGAGCCTCTGATTCAAACTCAGCCCTAGCACCTCCCCCCGCCCTCCACTCCtcccacagccacagccacacaGCTCCACAGcctcaacagcaacaacaacagctgaccCCTCATGCCTTATCTCATCCACACAGCCACACTCACCACCCGCACCCTCTCCACCCGGCCCCCCAACCTGCCCCACTGGGTGGCTTTGATTTCCAAGGTATTCCAGTCCTTTCCTCCAACCAAATAGCATCACTAATGCAGCAAGAGGCCGGCCTTCCCCTCCCCCTGCCCCTGCACCTGTCCCTCTCTAAAGACGACGGAGGAAAGGCCGGAGACAGTTCGTCTTCATCAGCTTCGAGCGGAGGGAGCAGGAGAAAGAAAGCAATGGCGGGCTACCTGCCCCAGAGGAAAGCGGACAGTAGTAGCCACAGTCACAGCAGTCACAGccatagcagcagcagcaactgccATAACAGCAGCTCGAGTGGGCACAGTCAGAGCTCTTCATCGGGCCTCGTGGGAGGAGGGTCTGGGATAAGTGGCATCGGAAGTGAGCCACCGcattcctctctcctctcgtcGTCATCGCAGCAGTCGTCTTCCGCCgtctcctcatcttcatctgctCCTTCTTCCTCCAACTCCACCTCTGTGCTCGTAGCCAACGGTAACCAACAGTTGTCCAAATCCCAAGATAGCCACAGCAACAGTTCATCTGGTCAGCCCGAACCAGAACCCCTTTACCACTGTGGTGAATGTGGTAAAACCTTCACCCACCTCTCCAGCCTTCGAAGGCACCTCCGCAGCCACGGCTTGACACCAGAAAGCCAAAGCAGGAAGTCAGACTGTAACTCCCCGAGCCCAGAGAGGATATTCTGCTGTGGCGAGTGTGGgaagagatttaaaaagagaGGTCACCTCATCCAGCACAGTGTCACCCATTCAGAAAACCGGCCTTTTGTCTGCACCATCTGCCAAAAGTCCTTCAACCGTCGAGAGTCGCTCACGAGACACGAGAAGATTCACGACGAGAAACCTTTCCGCTGTCCGGCTTGTGGTCGTTGCTTCCGTGAGAGCACCTCTCTACTCAATCACGCCGCTTCAGGTGCCTGTGGCAAACCGCCTCGGAGTTCAAAAAACCGGACAGGCACCGGAGGGAGTGGATCGTCCAATCCGAGCAGCAGTAAAATGGGAAGCAGTGGAAACAGAGTAGGAATTTCAAATGATGGGCCATCAATGGCTAATGACAAGTATGCAACGGATTATTCCAGAAATCGCTACCCGAGCCAGTCAGCGTACAACAGCGCCGTTGACGACTACAGACGATCACAACCCTCGTCACTGTATTCCTCAGAGAGTACACTAGCCAGTGAAATGGCCAGCCAAACTCTCCGTAAGGCCCCTTTAGCTCCAACTCTTCATCCCCACCCACAAAGCcagcaacaccaccaccaccaaccacagcAACAACCGCAACCacacctccccctctcctccttacTGGATGATTCGGAGGACGAGGTCACCAGCAGTGCGATGTCGGCCATCGCCGCTGCAGCCGCAGCCTCTTGCGATTTAAACACAGAAAGccgggaaggagagaggagggataTCATCGGGGGCCTGCTAGGGGGGTTGGGGTTTGGTAACCTAGGCGGACCTTCATCAACGTCCAGTCTTAACGGTTCCACCATGCCTTTGACCCACCCGAGCCATCCCCACACGAAACCCCGGAGGCCACGAAAGCCCAGAGAAAAAAGGGATCCGAGCACCATcgtgaggagaagaaggagccCTGCTCCTCCGGGGGACGGGTCGGAAAGGCCGTACAGCTGTCAGATATGTTGCAAACGCTTCCGAAGGGCAGAGACACTGCGGCGCCACAACCGAGTCCACACGGGGGAGAAGCCTCATGCTTGCGACGTATGTGGCAAAATGTTCCGCGAGCCCTTCCACCTCACTAAACATCTGACCGTACACTCAGGTCAAAAGAACTACAAATGCAACCTGTGTGGGAAGATGTTCGCCTATGCACAAAGCCTAGTGAGACACGGGAAGCTGCACAGAAAAGGGGAAATCGACAACCAGGGGAGGAGAATAAAAGGTGCAGCCGCTGCCATCAGTCAAGTCGCCAACCCGGCAAGCTCTGACTACTTCTCGTCCTGCTCCCAAGGAGAGAAATCTCCAACATCTGGCACCCCCTCTCAGAGGCTTTATACGTGTACAGTGTGCTGGAAATCCTTCCGCCATTATTTCCACCTGACGGCACATCAACAAACTGTCCACGGTGGCGGAGTTGGGCTGGAGAAGTCCTTTCGTTGCGAAGTATGTGGTAAAGCCTTCGCCTACTCCAACAGCTTAGTACGCCACAAGTTGTCTCAGCACGGCATTGACCGCAGCGGCCACCGTGTCAACCAGTCCCAACCGCCCGGGTACTCGCCGCTCTTTTACGACTCTGGATCGAGTTCCACCTACGCCGGGTCGTCTCACATGCAGCAAGGAGCGTctgggcagcagcagccgcagcaacCGCAGCAACAACcgccacaacagcagcagcagcagcagcagcaaaccccacccccaccaccaccaccaccactaccaccaccacaacaGCTGCAACACCCTTTTCACTACCGCTCAAAAAACTTCCAAAAGCGGCATGGACAGACAAgaaagcacagaaagaaaaaaagacgagTGGTGATCCATAGCATCATGAGAGATGGAAAGCTGGTGGGTGTCCCTCTGAGTAAAGACACCCGCAGGAAGCTGATACTTCTGCGGAAAAAGAGAGGCAAACTGCAAGCACagctcaacaaaaaaaagctactAGCCCAGCTGAGGTCAAAGGGCGGCGTGATGAAAGTGAAGTCGTGGTCCGGAGGCGCAGTCCGAGTCACCGGGCTCACCTCAATGGACGTCCCTATCAAGCGTTTCCCTTGCCCCATCTGCCCCAGCGCCACGTACGCCAAGCAGGGTTCTCTGCTGGTCCATTACGCCATCAGGCACCCACCAAGAAACTCAGGCCGCCACGCCCGTCTGCGTTGCCTGGTGTGCGGAAGACGCACCAGCTCGTTACACAAAGCCTTGAAACACAGGGGCCAGCATCTTAAACAAGCTGCATTCCAATGCCGCAAATGCCGACGCCGCTTCTGGAACCCCGAGATCCTGGACCGCCACAAGTTATCCTGCCGGGGTACAACCGCAGTCAGCGGGGCCGTGAACTGGGGACTCATGAAGATGAAATCACCGCCATTACACGACCAGTCAGATAGCGTCCATTTACCAATCCGGCTATCTGTCCCAGTTCTGGTCCAGCCTGAGAGATCAACAGTTCTGACTGAGTACagtcagtaa
- the shisa7b gene encoding protein shisa-7 isoform X1 — MRRSISRRMFCSSLVLLLFSCLAVSTVTITTERRAAAVDGDVRTQLTSGGSSAPAGKRSTTLFLLTGYKPPLPPLPAGPKVAPKAAEVEDGDDPGLAVAELPPKPLPQTMLPRNMTADALKPPLGAAQVAPPPRQLVDVDVCRGYYDVMGHFDSTFNCSKGSYIYCCGTCHYRFCCEHQRSRLDQESCNNYNSPVWADPQVPVTVPVGNKPDPDFETLQQQNSSTAYVIGGVISFTLVVAVGVRIAFSKVARRPRNRDINMPRSLVDILRHQSSPVQQGERNNTAVLTTTTSDGRTSKNLYTPILQSKDNRTGTLHHHFNQQGSASSPKHSATIERGPRMNNTPQLSSGPALLSGSGKGGGGGGGGGSILGGGMRHNSSHASFSHSFHNLAQLPPSYELAMKPEINRYSSLKRLEKELDEYSGYYSSKRRSNNAPPSFHSSQHHLPWGADYTLGSRGTLPLHGSRPRIHIPASTPNPYPLPAQTQYTSSSFDRPPRRVRSQDQLLALGEGNTLSRLSKNQQHQYYKAMMSTSRGSNSQTLRRSHERLLVSPDRLEDRLMTMGLMVGGGERGAGSGMVPTMGRLSHHQKAQSQQNICATPSMDRHHMIKMNSHPTPGHDHDRGSTAMSGMGMHGHGGGGGGGHPNARRMAFASKRQNTIEQLHFIPGGGGGGVQGLRTGSKNEVTV; from the exons CTGGCTGTCTCCACGGTAACCATCACCACGGAGCGACGAGCCGCCGCCGTCGACGGTGACGTCAGGACTCAGCTGACCAGCGGCGGTAGCTCGGCTCCGGCTGGCAAAAGGAGCACCACCTTGTTCCTGCTGACCGGCTACAAGCCACCGCTGCCGCCACTACCCGCCGGACCCAAGGTGGCGCCCAAAGCGGCCGAGGTGGAGGACGGAGACGACCCGGGCCTGGCCGTGGCTGAGCTCCCTCCGAAGCCCCTCCCTCAGACCATGTTGCCAAGGAACATGACGGCCGACGCCCTCAAGCCTCCGCTCGGTGCAGCGCAGGTGGCTCCGCCTCCCAGACAGCTGGTGGATGTGGACGTGTGCAG GGGTTACTACGATGTAATGGGGCACTTTGACAGCACGTTCAACTGCTCCAAGGGCAGCTACATCTACTGCTGCGGTACCTGCCACTACCGGTTCTGCTGCGAGCACCAGAGGAGCCGGCTGGACCAGGAGTCCTGCAACAACTACAACTCCCCCGTGTGGGCCGACCCGCAGGTGCCCGTCACCGTGCCCGTGGGCAACAAGCCCGACCCGGACTTTGAgacgctgcagcagcagaacagcAG TACGGCCTACGTGATCGGAGGGGTGATCTCCTTCACGTTGGTGGTGGCCGTGGGCGTCAGGATTGCCTTCAGCAAGGTGGCACGTCGACCCCGCAACAGGGACATCAACATGCCCAG ATCACTGGTGGATATCTTACGTCACCAGTCGAGCCCGGTGCAGCAGGGAGAGAGGAACAACACCGCGGTGTTGACGACCACCACCTCAGACGGACGGACATCCAAAAACCTCTACACCCCCATCCTGCAGAGCAAAGACAACCGCA CTGGGACTTTGCACCACCATTTTAACCAGCAGGGGTCTGCTTCCAGCCCCAAACACTCTGCTACCATCG AGCGTGGCCCCCGTATGAACAACACCCCCCAGCTCTCCTCCGGACCCGCCCTGCTCTCAGGTAGCGGTAaaggtggcggcggcggcggcggtggcggcagCATCCTGGGAGGAGGCATGAGACACAACAGCAGCCACGCTTCCTTCTCCCACTCCTTCCACAACCTGGCCCAGCTGCCGCCGTCCTACGAGTTGGCCATGAAACCGGAGATCAACCGCTACAGCTCCCTGAAGAGGCTGG AGAAAGAACTCGACGAGTACTCCGGCTACTACAGCTCCAAACGTCGCTCCAACAACGCTCCGCCCTCCTTCCACTCCTCGCAGCACCACCTGCCCTGGGGAGCCGACTACACGCTGGGCTCCAGGGGCACGCTGCCCCTCCACGGCTCCCGGCCCCGCATCCACATCCCCGCCTCCACCCCGAACCCGTACCCGCTACCCGCACAGACGCAGTACACCAGCTCCTCCTTCGACAGGCCGCCGCGCCGCGTCCGCTCCCAGGACCAGCTGCTCGCGCTCGGGGAGGGCAACACGCTGTCCCGCCTGTCCAAGAACCAGCAACACCAGTACTACAAAGCCATGATGAGCACCAGCAGGGGCTCCAACTCGCAGACGCTCCGCAG GTCCCATGAGAGGCTTCTGGTCTCCCCTGACCGTCTGGAGGACCGGCTGATGACGATGGGTCTGATGGTCGGAGGAGGcgagagaggagcaggaagcGGGATGGTTCCCACCATGGGCCGGCTCAGTCACCACCAGAAGGCCCAATCGCAGCAGAACATCTGCGCCACGCCGTCCATGGACCGCCACCACATGATCAAGATGAACTCCCACCCGACGCCAGGCCACGATCACGACCGCGGCTCCACCGCCATGTCCGGGATGGGCATGCACGGCCACGgtggaggcggcggcggcggccaCCCCAACGCCCGGCGGATGGCTTTCGCCAGCAAGAGGCAGAACACCATCGAACAACTGCACTTCATCcccggaggaggaggcggaggggtGCAGGGACTGCGGACTGGGAGTAAGAACGAGGTGACAGTGTGA
- the shisa7b gene encoding protein shisa-7 isoform X2: MRRSISRRMFCSSLVLLLFSCLAVSTVTITTERRAAAVDGDVRTQLTSGGSSAPAGKRSTTLFLLTGYKPPLPPLPAGPKVAPKAAEVEDGDDPGLAVAELPPKPLPQTMLPRNMTADALKPPLGAAQVAPPPRQLVDVDVCRGYYDVMGHFDSTFNCSKGSYIYCCGTCHYRFCCEHQRSRLDQESCNNYNSPVWADPQVPVTVPVGNKPDPDFETLQQQNSSTAYVIGGVISFTLVVAVGVRIAFSKVARRPRNRDINMPRSLVDILRHQSSPVQQGERNNTAVLTTTTSDGRTSKNLYTPILQSKDNRKRGPRMNNTPQLSSGPALLSGSGKGGGGGGGGGSILGGGMRHNSSHASFSHSFHNLAQLPPSYELAMKPEINRYSSLKRLEKELDEYSGYYSSKRRSNNAPPSFHSSQHHLPWGADYTLGSRGTLPLHGSRPRIHIPASTPNPYPLPAQTQYTSSSFDRPPRRVRSQDQLLALGEGNTLSRLSKNQQHQYYKAMMSTSRGSNSQTLRRSHERLLVSPDRLEDRLMTMGLMVGGGERGAGSGMVPTMGRLSHHQKAQSQQNICATPSMDRHHMIKMNSHPTPGHDHDRGSTAMSGMGMHGHGGGGGGGHPNARRMAFASKRQNTIEQLHFIPGGGGGGVQGLRTGSKNEVTV, from the exons CTGGCTGTCTCCACGGTAACCATCACCACGGAGCGACGAGCCGCCGCCGTCGACGGTGACGTCAGGACTCAGCTGACCAGCGGCGGTAGCTCGGCTCCGGCTGGCAAAAGGAGCACCACCTTGTTCCTGCTGACCGGCTACAAGCCACCGCTGCCGCCACTACCCGCCGGACCCAAGGTGGCGCCCAAAGCGGCCGAGGTGGAGGACGGAGACGACCCGGGCCTGGCCGTGGCTGAGCTCCCTCCGAAGCCCCTCCCTCAGACCATGTTGCCAAGGAACATGACGGCCGACGCCCTCAAGCCTCCGCTCGGTGCAGCGCAGGTGGCTCCGCCTCCCAGACAGCTGGTGGATGTGGACGTGTGCAG GGGTTACTACGATGTAATGGGGCACTTTGACAGCACGTTCAACTGCTCCAAGGGCAGCTACATCTACTGCTGCGGTACCTGCCACTACCGGTTCTGCTGCGAGCACCAGAGGAGCCGGCTGGACCAGGAGTCCTGCAACAACTACAACTCCCCCGTGTGGGCCGACCCGCAGGTGCCCGTCACCGTGCCCGTGGGCAACAAGCCCGACCCGGACTTTGAgacgctgcagcagcagaacagcAG TACGGCCTACGTGATCGGAGGGGTGATCTCCTTCACGTTGGTGGTGGCCGTGGGCGTCAGGATTGCCTTCAGCAAGGTGGCACGTCGACCCCGCAACAGGGACATCAACATGCCCAG ATCACTGGTGGATATCTTACGTCACCAGTCGAGCCCGGTGCAGCAGGGAGAGAGGAACAACACCGCGGTGTTGACGACCACCACCTCAGACGGACGGACATCCAAAAACCTCTACACCCCCATCCTGCAGAGCAAAGACAACCGCA AGCGTGGCCCCCGTATGAACAACACCCCCCAGCTCTCCTCCGGACCCGCCCTGCTCTCAGGTAGCGGTAaaggtggcggcggcggcggcggtggcggcagCATCCTGGGAGGAGGCATGAGACACAACAGCAGCCACGCTTCCTTCTCCCACTCCTTCCACAACCTGGCCCAGCTGCCGCCGTCCTACGAGTTGGCCATGAAACCGGAGATCAACCGCTACAGCTCCCTGAAGAGGCTGG AGAAAGAACTCGACGAGTACTCCGGCTACTACAGCTCCAAACGTCGCTCCAACAACGCTCCGCCCTCCTTCCACTCCTCGCAGCACCACCTGCCCTGGGGAGCCGACTACACGCTGGGCTCCAGGGGCACGCTGCCCCTCCACGGCTCCCGGCCCCGCATCCACATCCCCGCCTCCACCCCGAACCCGTACCCGCTACCCGCACAGACGCAGTACACCAGCTCCTCCTTCGACAGGCCGCCGCGCCGCGTCCGCTCCCAGGACCAGCTGCTCGCGCTCGGGGAGGGCAACACGCTGTCCCGCCTGTCCAAGAACCAGCAACACCAGTACTACAAAGCCATGATGAGCACCAGCAGGGGCTCCAACTCGCAGACGCTCCGCAG GTCCCATGAGAGGCTTCTGGTCTCCCCTGACCGTCTGGAGGACCGGCTGATGACGATGGGTCTGATGGTCGGAGGAGGcgagagaggagcaggaagcGGGATGGTTCCCACCATGGGCCGGCTCAGTCACCACCAGAAGGCCCAATCGCAGCAGAACATCTGCGCCACGCCGTCCATGGACCGCCACCACATGATCAAGATGAACTCCCACCCGACGCCAGGCCACGATCACGACCGCGGCTCCACCGCCATGTCCGGGATGGGCATGCACGGCCACGgtggaggcggcggcggcggccaCCCCAACGCCCGGCGGATGGCTTTCGCCAGCAAGAGGCAGAACACCATCGAACAACTGCACTTCATCcccggaggaggaggcggaggggtGCAGGGACTGCGGACTGGGAGTAAGAACGAGGTGACAGTGTGA